From the Lacipirellulaceae bacterium genome, the window GCGACACAAGTGAACGGCTGGGCCGCCGAGCACCGGACGATCGCCGCAAAGCTCGCCTTCGCTGAGGTCGTGGTCCTCGTTGTGTTCGCGATAGATCTCCGTTGCGTTGCAGGACATCGGGCTGTCGAGATAGATCGGCAGATCGGGGATTTTGTTTTCGCACTTCAACAATTGCAGAAGATAGATGAGCTGTTGTGCACGACCGACCGCGAACGAAGCCATCAGCATCACACCGCCACGGTCAATCGAGCGGTTCACGACTTCGGCGAGCGCTTCGGGCAGATCGTTCTCCGGGTGATCGCGATTGCCGTAAGTGCTTTCGCAGATCAGATAGTCGCACTCAGGAGGCGGTGTTGGATCGTGGTAGAGCGGACCGTCGTAACGCCCGACGTCGCCTGAGAAGAGAATTCGTTTCGGTTCCTTGTCTTCGTGCCGAATTTCAACTTCGATCATGTTCGAGCCGAGCAGATGACCGGCGTCGTGGAACTTTGCCCAAATCGGTCCAGCAACGTTCGTCCATTTGAGCCGCTCGGTTTCGCGAATGAGCTTGACGGTCTCCAACGCGTCCTTACCTTCGTACAGGGGCAGGGCCGGTTTGTGTTTGGAGTAACCCTTTTTATTGGCGTAGTAAGCGTCGTACTCTTGGATTTTGGCCGAGTCGAGCATGATGATCTCGGCGAGCTTGGCGGTGCCCGGCGTGCAGTAGACGCGGCCGTTGTAGCCCTCTTTCACGACGCGGGGCAGGTAGCCGACGTGA encodes:
- a CDS encoding MBL fold metallo-hydrolase, which translates into the protein MANLTFYGAAQTVTGSKYLLEADGARVLIDCGMFQGVKKLRELNWAGTPFKAGELDAVLLTHAHLDHVGYLPRVVKEGYNGRVYCTPGTAKLAEIIMLDSAKIQEYDAYYANKKGYSKHKPALPLYEGKDALETVKLIRETERLKWTNVAGPIWAKFHDAGHLLGSNMIEVEIRHEDKEPKRILFSGDVGRYDGPLYHDPTPPPECDYLICESTYGNRDHPENDLPEALAEVVNRSIDRGGVMLMASFAVGRAQQLIYLLQLLKCENKIPDLPIYLDSPMSCNATEIYREHNEDHDLSEGELCGDRPVLGGPAVHLCRSADESKALNNINGGAIIIASSGMMTGGRIVHHLKRRLSDPKTTIVMGGYQAIGTRGRKLEEGAETLRIHGLDIPVSAAIEKVPGLSGHADRKDLLRWLKDLSQPKQTFLTHGEPDSMDAFADTLREDRGWEVTCPELGETHELV